The nucleotide sequence GACAATTTTCCTAATATTTATTTTCAAACCTGTTTTGTCATCGATCCCACTGGCTCAATCATTTTACGCTACCGTCGGCTCAATTCTATGTTTTCTCCTACCCCTGGAGATGTCTTAGAGCGTTATTTAGAGTGTTATGGCGTAGAGGGAATGTTTCCGGTGGCAAAAACCCCCATCGGCAATCTAGCCGCCGTTGCTTCCGATGAAATTTTATTTCCCGAAGTCGCTCGAAGTTTAGCCATGCGGGGAGCAGAAATCATCCTTCATCCTACCTCAGAAGTGTTTGGCAATGCACGAGCGCCTAAAGAAGCGGCTAAACTTTGCCGCGCGGTTGAAAATATGGCTTATGTCATTAGTGCCAATACAGCCGGTATTAGCGGAACAGCGATCGCGGCTTCTTCTGTGGATGGAGGGTCGAAAATCATCGATTATCGGGGACTGGTATTAGCCGAAACCGACACCGGAGAAAGTATGGCCGCTTATGCGGATATTGATCTGGCGGCACTGCGGCGCTATCGTCGTCAACTCGGGATGAAAAATTTACTAGCTCGTCACCGCAGCCAAATTTATCCTCAACAATATGAAAACCCCAACTTTTACCCCAATAATACGATGCTAACAGGAGAAATTGAGCGCAGCCATTTTATCAATACTCAACGAGAAACCATTGAACGTTTAACAAAATTAGGAATCATATAAATTTTAATGAATGGATACTTCAATACCAATTCGTAACCCCCGAAATGGAAAAATCGATTACACCATCACGCCGCCAACAGAGCAACAATTGACTGATCTGTGTGGGCATCTACGACAACATCAAAAACAATGGGTTTTAGGCGGACTCCAGCAACGAATCGAAGTTTTACAAACTTGGAAACAAGCAATAAAAGCTGATCAAGCCGAACTTTTAGAGGCTTTAATCACTGATACGG is from Gloeothece verrucosa PCC 7822 and encodes:
- a CDS encoding nitrilase-related carbon-nitrogen hydrolase — its product is MSNSIEQIDAYIALALQVTCHGVNQATNATEARKIMQESIKRIGQQISAAKAFIGPNCRLVLLPEYVLTSFPMGESITDWAKKACLEMADPLYQELGQIASKNNLFLAGNAYELDDNFPNIYFQTCFVIDPTGSIILRYRRLNSMFSPTPGDVLERYLECYGVEGMFPVAKTPIGNLAAVASDEILFPEVARSLAMRGAEIILHPTSEVFGNARAPKEAAKLCRAVENMAYVISANTAGISGTAIAASSVDGGSKIIDYRGLVLAETDTGESMAAYADIDLAALRRYRRQLGMKNLLARHRSQIYPQQYENPNFYPNNTMLTGEIERSHFINTQRETIERLTKLGII